One Pieris napi chromosome Z, ilPieNapi1.2, whole genome shotgun sequence DNA window includes the following coding sequences:
- the LOC125062877 gene encoding sodium channel protein Nach-like: protein MWKNIMYRCDQLFQQVTIKVGTCCSFNYFAIDDLDSQNLDLLQMSTPRRVASCGYQTALTVLLKVDVDDYYSSGIASQGILVFIDNAYNIPDQDTPARMVSPSTEVLIALAPERTYSTSGIKAFTPEQRQCYFHNEVTLSNFKQYSFHNCMVFQRILAIQSECGCVPWFFPEQDGYRVCNFRDIDCIETLPERLSIKDLVNMPRSIRCLPECEHYDYPLEVAMGKLSAKVPLNGLPFFENVNIENSSVLNIFFNDLVSTRYRRDVYLNWQNILAAFGGLLSLMLGFTFISGIDFVIFFMFRIIYDCTFTNNWEGMKWTPASKIIKVEEKNLSKFSSKREWKTRY from the exons ATGTGGAAGAATATAATGTACAGATGCGATCAGCTGTTTCAACAGGTGACAATAAAAGTAGGCACGTGCTGTTCCTTCAACTACTTTGCTATCGATGATTTAGACAGTCA AAACCTGGATTTATTGCAAATGTCTACCCCTCGCCGAGTAGCCTCTTGTGGTTATCAGACAGCATTGACAGTGCTGTTGAAAGTAGATGTGGATGACTACTACAGCTCAGGGATCGCATCACAAGGAATATTG GTATTCATAGATAACGCCTACAATATACCTGACCAAGATACGCCCGCTAGAATGGTTTCTCCATCCACCGAGGTCTTGATTGCATTAGCGCCTGAACGGACTTATAGCACTTCGGGAATTAAGGCCTTCACGCCTGAACAACGACAGTGTTATTTTCACAACGAG gtgactttatcaaattttaaacaatactcGTTTCATAACTGTATGGTGTTCCAACGCATACTTGCAATTCAAAGCGAATGTGGTTGTGTGCCTTGGTTTTTTCCAGAACaag ATGGCTATCGCGTCTGCAACTTCAGAGATATTGACTGTATAGAGACCCTTCCag AACGTCTTTCGATCAAAGATTTAGTAAATATGCCGAGATCTATACGGTGTTTGCCGGAGTGTGAGCATTATGACTATCCGTTGGAAGTTGCGATGGGGAAATTGAGCGCCAAAGTACCTTTGAATGGCTTGCCGTTTTT cGAAAATGTGAACATAGAAAATTCATCAgtacttaatattttctttaacgaTTTGGTTTCTACAAGATATCGACGGGATGTTTATCTCAACTGGCAAAATATattag CTGCTTTTGGAGGTCTTCTTAGCCTCATGCTGGGATTCACATTTATTTCCGGGAttgattttgtaatatttttcatgtttCGAATTATATATGATTGCACATTCACCAATAATTGGGAGGGAATGAAATGGACGCCAGCGAGCAAGATTATCAAAGTTGAAGAGAAAAATTTATCTAAGTTTTCTTCTAAGAGGGAGTGGAAAACTAGGTATTAA